One window of Hydractinia symbiolongicarpus strain clone_291-10 chromosome 3, HSymV2.1, whole genome shotgun sequence genomic DNA carries:
- the LOC130636171 gene encoding uncharacterized protein LOC130636171 isoform X3, giving the protein MTSVKSPTKLHAPSCTKEDSKKSTKDLTKCIICQKKQDNKGNKKLTSTENGRNAIFNCSKSLNDDLLKEIPLSQYDDINYHVNTCYPRYVRSKERFESRNETATSTEDLEVKPKRKKSNVSSPPPLAEKPCVICNHIKFKGDLKRFRICEIRRANSFLSAIKFNKDAVYDRCVLLKCPGDIFAADIVYHRKCLNGYIVKFERDIEAIMYTRNEHHEGAVFANTFKNFLSTLDLKKHAYSMSFCRDQLNEILEKEHNSEAYVTNRTLKTLLIDNFGEELSFTYPKDRKKSQMFYLSDTHTTATVIETMRSNNPIEDATQQAKLEQKQQR; this is encoded by the exons ATGACTAGTGTTAAATCGCCTACAAAGCTACATGCACCGTCTTGTACAAAAGAAGATAGTAAAAAGAGTACAAAAGACCTTACCAAGTGTATTATTtgtcagaaaaaacaagataatAAGGGAAACAAGAAACTTACAAGTACAGAGAATGGAAGAAATGCTATATTTAACTGTTCAAAAAGTTTGAATGATGATTTATTGAAGGAGATACCATTGAGTCAATACGATGATATCAACTACCATGTCAATACTTGCTATCCCCGGTATGTACGTTCTAAAGAGAGATTTGAAAGTAGGAATGAAACAGCAACAAGCACAGAAGATCTTGAAGTTAAACCAAAacgaaaaaaatcaaatgtttcCAGTCCTCCACCTCTAGCTGAGAAGCCATGTGTTATTTGTAACCATATCAAATTCAAAGGTGATTTGAAGCGTTTTCGAATTTGCGAAATAAGACGAGCTAATTCATTTTTATCTGCAATAAAATTCAACAAAGATGCTGTTTATGACAGATGTGTGTTACTCAAGTGTCCTGGTGATATTTTTGCAGCTGACATTGTGTATCACAGAAAGTGCTTGAATGGCTATATTGTGAAATTTGAACGTGATATAGAAGCTATAATGTATACCAGAAACGAACATCATGAAGGGGCAGTATTTGCAAATACATTTAAAAACTTCCTTTCAACTCTGGATTTGAAAAAACATGCTTATTCAATGTCATTTTGTCGAGACCAGTTGAATGAAATTTTGGAAAAGGAACATAATAGTG AAGCCTATGTTACGAACAGAACATTGAAGACACTTCTAATTGACAACTTTGGAGAAGAATTATCATTTACATATCCAAAAGATAGGAAGAAATCACAGATGTTTTATTTATCTGACACACACACTACTGCAACAGTTATAGAAACAATGCGATCAAACAACCCAATTGAA
- the LOC130636171 gene encoding uncharacterized protein LOC130636171 isoform X1, with protein sequence MTSVKSPTKLHAPSCTKEDSKKSTKDLTKCIICQKKQDNKGNKKLTSTENGRNAIFNCSKSLNDDLLKEIPLSQYDDINYHVNTCYPRYVRSKERFESRNETATSTEDLEVKPKRKKSNVSSPPPLAEKPCVICNHIKFKGDLKRFRICEIRRANSFLSAIKFNKDAVYDRCVLLKCPGDIFAADIVYHRKCLNGYIVKFERDIEAIMYTRNEHHEGAVFANTFKNFLSTLDLKKHAYSMSFCRDQLNEILEKEHNSEAYVTNRTLKTLLIDNFGEELSFTYPKDRKKSQMFYLSDTHTTATVIETMRSNNPIEVCANKLRSECENFDFNLDNSFRYASDLELSLQYYHSSSALPYWEKFFKILFSNRSYSEQIKRKCDVIFQIVFNLIKDGQKKTPLHTAIAQCIHDTCKSKNLIQILNRLGLCISYDDLERIDIGITQHTIDIAGTNRVPISKSVTSTSIIHGATDNFDHDENTPSGIGGSHDTILMRTVRGTQ encoded by the exons ATGACTAGTGTTAAATCGCCTACAAAGCTACATGCACCGTCTTGTACAAAAGAAGATAGTAAAAAGAGTACAAAAGACCTTACCAAGTGTATTATTtgtcagaaaaaacaagataatAAGGGAAACAAGAAACTTACAAGTACAGAGAATGGAAGAAATGCTATATTTAACTGTTCAAAAAGTTTGAATGATGATTTATTGAAGGAGATACCATTGAGTCAATACGATGATATCAACTACCATGTCAATACTTGCTATCCCCGGTATGTACGTTCTAAAGAGAGATTTGAAAGTAGGAATGAAACAGCAACAAGCACAGAAGATCTTGAAGTTAAACCAAAacgaaaaaaatcaaatgtttcCAGTCCTCCACCTCTAGCTGAGAAGCCATGTGTTATTTGTAACCATATCAAATTCAAAGGTGATTTGAAGCGTTTTCGAATTTGCGAAATAAGACGAGCTAATTCATTTTTATCTGCAATAAAATTCAACAAAGATGCTGTTTATGACAGATGTGTGTTACTCAAGTGTCCTGGTGATATTTTTGCAGCTGACATTGTGTATCACAGAAAGTGCTTGAATGGCTATATTGTGAAATTTGAACGTGATATAGAAGCTATAATGTATACCAGAAACGAACATCATGAAGGGGCAGTATTTGCAAATACATTTAAAAACTTCCTTTCAACTCTGGATTTGAAAAAACATGCTTATTCAATGTCATTTTGTCGAGACCAGTTGAATGAAATTTTGGAAAAGGAACATAATAGTG AAGCCTATGTTACGAACAGAACATTGAAGACACTTCTAATTGACAACTTTGGAGAAGAATTATCATTTACATATCCAAAAGATAGGAAGAAATCACAGATGTTTTATTTATCTGACACACACACTACTGCAACAGTTATAGAAACAATGCGATCAAACAACCCAATTGAAGTATGTGCAAATAAATTGAGATCAGAGTGTGAGAACTTTGACTTTAACCTCGATAACAGCTTCAGATATGCCAGTGATTTAGAGCTAAGTTTACAGTACTATCATTCAAGTAGTGCACTTCCTTATTGGGAgaagtttttcaaaatattattttccaaTCGAAGTTATTCAGAACAGATTAAAAGGAAGTGTGATGTAATCTTTCAGATAGTTTTCAATTTGATTAAAGACGGTCAAAAGAAAACACCATTACACACTGCAATTGCCCAGTGTATTCACGACACATGTAAATCGAAAAATCTGATTCAAATTTTGAACCGCTTAGGACTGTGTATCAGTTATGACGACCTAGAACGTATTGACATTGGCATCACCCAACACACAATTGATATAGCTGGTACAAATAGAGTACCAATATCAAAAAGTGTCACATCAACTTCCATTATTCACGGTGCTACTGATAATTTTGATCATGATGAAAACACACCATCTGGAATAGGAGGGAGCCATGATACTATCCTCATGCGGACCGTGAGGGGAACACAATGA